From one Melospiza melodia melodia isolate bMelMel2 chromosome 4, bMelMel2.pri, whole genome shotgun sequence genomic stretch:
- the ZBED4 gene encoding zinc finger BED domain-containing protein 4 encodes MDMSKADFPGMDDTFVLGKINNLKVEQEDNSINCTLERTDIKTEQDDFKHADSSDEQEDKEKNFITNNSGKYLSTENEDDYGSLFSQYSNTLYDVAMEAVTQSLLSSRNISSRKKSPAWNHFFISPRDSTKAICMYCMKEFSRGKNEKDLSTSCLMRHVRRAHPTVLIQENGTMPGISSFSSSTLLLPPQSADVGDLSSMLSPIKLVKKMASKIPSPDRIIEESVSIVSSEEISDLSVSEKCSKEEAMVGSSPQQANNQYDDTVENVAEKTVVIPKSASGSRRRSAVWKHFYLSPLDNSKAVCIHCMNEFSRGKNGKDLGTSCLIRHMWRAHRSIVLQENGGGTSIPPLYTAPPTLLPSLLPSDSDLNSMSSSPGKLMKEPTSVSSSPDRISEEIHTNLTSGDTLVEDSMLSSSDDIGEVSFVSSPEKQCEGLGPLIFEPTAVFQQNKRIMKRLKSEVWHHFSLSPADSLKAVCRYCSCMISRGKKGDVGTSCLMRHLYRRHPDVIGNQKSFLDVSLANSPYATLASAECSSSKLTDLPTMVTHDNQIIFPVNSKKTSKLWNHFSICSADSTKVICTHCGRIISRGKKPTNLGTSCLLRHLQRFHNNVLKTDVPEPELSSSTDNHMPLRTELLGSSNFDETNEKFCDSHPVAKKITSLVAEMIALDLQPYSFVDNIGFNRLLEYLQPQYSLPSPSYFSRTAIPDMYDNVKQIIISHLKEAESGVIHFTSGIWMSNQTREYLTLTAHWVTFESSFRPQCEDYHCSALLNVSQIDCDYNGISIQKQLEYWWETWITSVGLQIGITVTDNQSIEKTLNEGDHSSVQCFSHTVNVIVNEAIKSQRMVQNLLSIARKICERVHRSAKAKEKLAELQKEYELPQHQLIQDVPSKWNTSFHMLERLIEQKRAIDEMSIECSFRELISCDQWEVMQSVCHALKPFEAASREMSTHMSTLSQVIPMIHILNRKIEMLFEETMGIDTMLKSLKEAMVSRLSSTLHDPRYIFATLLDPRYKTSLFTEEEAEQYKQDLIRELEIMSSTSDDDKPVSNGCDIGSPSTNSYGEDNLWSLMGDMKKTKDLKERAKLPEEMVLSYLEEEVLEHNCDPLTYWNFKKSSWPVLSKLAVRFLGCPPSIVPSERLFNTSNESNNFSQSRLMIEHFEKLIFLKVNLPLIYFQY; translated from the coding sequence ATGGACATGAGTAAAGCAGATTTCCCCGGAATGGATGATACTTTTGTATTGGGTAAAATCAATAACTTGAAAGTAGAGCAAGAAGACAACAGCATTAACTGTACTCTTGAAAGAACGGATATAAAGACAGAACAAGATGATTTCAAACATGCAGACAGTAGTGATGAACAGGAAGACAAAGAAAAGAACTTCATTACAAACAACTCTGGTAAATATTTGTCTACAGAAAATGAAGATGATTATGGATCTCTTTTTTCTCAGTATAGTAATACGCTGTATGATGTAGCAATGGAAGCTGTGACACAAAGCCTCCTTTCTAGCAGAAACATAAGCTCCAGAAAAAAGTCACCTGCTTGGAACCATTTTTTTATATCTCCTAGAGATAGCACTAAAGCAATATGTATGTACTGTATGAAAGAATTTAGCAGGGGTAAAAATGAAAAGGACCTGAGTACAAGTTGTCTCATGAGACACGTGAGGAGAGCACATCCCACTGTACTAATTCAAGAAAATGGAACTATGCCAGGTATATCTTCCTTTTCTTCATCTACATTATTGCTGCCACCTCAGTCTGCAGATGTTGGAGATCTCAGTTCCATGTTATCCCCCATAAAACTGGTCAAGAAAATGGCTTCTAAAATACCATCTCCAGATCGAATAATTGAGGAATCTGTTTCtattgtttcttctgaagaaatATCAGACCTCTCAGTCTCTGAAAAGTGCAGCAAAGAAGAAGCCATGGTTGGTTCATCTCCACAGCAAGCCAACAACCAATATGATGATACTGTTGAGAATGTAGCAGAAAAAACAGTTGTTATTCCAAAGAGTGCATCAGGTTCTAGAAGGAGATCCGCTGTCTGGAAACACTTCTATTTGTCACCTCTAGATAATTCTAAAGCTGTTTGCATCCACTGCATGAATGAATTCAGtagaggaaaaaatggaaaagaccTAGGAACGAGTTGTTTAATAAGACACATGTGGAGAGCCCATCGTTCCATTGTCCTGCAAGAGAATGGAGGTGGTACCAGCATACCACCTCTCTACACTGCACCTCCTACTCTCTTGCCTTCTTTACTACCATCAGACAGTGATCTGAATTCTATGTCATCCTCTCCTGGAAAACTAATGAAAGAACCAACTTCTGTTTCCTCTTCTCCAGACAGAATCTCCGAGGAGATCCATACTAATCTCACTTCTGGAGATACTCTAGTGGAAGACTCAATGCTGTCATCTTCTGATGATATAGGGGAAGTCTCCTTTGTTTCATCTCCTGAAAAACAGTGTGAGGGATTAGGTCCACTAATATTTGAACCTACTGCTGTGTTTCAGCAAAATAAAAGGATTATGAAAAGGCTTAAGTCAGAAGTCTGGCACCACTTTTCACTCTCACCTGCAGACAGTCTAAAAGCAGTATGTAGATACTGCAGTTGTATGATAAGTCGTGGTAAGAAAGGAGATGTGGGCACAAGCTGCTTAATGAGACACCTATATAGACGCCATCCTGATGTAATTGGAAACCAAAAGAGCTTTCTCGATGTGAGTTTGGCAAATTCACCTTATGCCACTTTGGCTTCTGCAGAATGTTCATCCTCAAAGTTGACTGACTTGCCTACAATGGTTACACATGATAATCAAATTATATTTCCTGTTAATAGTAAGAAGACCTCAAAACTGTGGAATCACTTTTCAATTTGTTCTGCAGATTCAACAAAAGTAATATGTACACACTGTGGACGTATAATAAGTAGGGGGAAAAAGCCAACAAACCTAGGCACGAGTTGCCTTCTAAGACATTTGCAGCGGTTCCATAACAATGTATTGAAAACTGATGTCCCAGAGCCAGAGTTATCCTCATCTACGGATAATCACATGCCACTCCGCACAGAATTACTAGGATCTTCAAATTTTGACGAAACCAATGAAAAGTTTTGTGACTCTCATCCAGTTGCCAAAAAAATCACAAGTCTTGTAGCCGAAATGATTGCACTTGACCTTCAGCCATATTCTTTTGTAGACAACATTGGCTTTAACAGGCTGCTTGAATATTTGCAACCTCAGTATTCTTTACCTTCTCCATCTTACTTTTCTAGGACAGCAATTCCAGATATGTATGATAACGTAAAACAAATAATTATTTCACATCTTAAAGAAGCTGAAAGTGGAGTGATCCATTTTACATCTGGAATATGGATGAGCAACCAAACACGAGAATATCTAACCCTGACTGCTCACTGGGTAACATTTGAGTCTTCATTTCGACCACAGTGTGAGGATTACCATTGTTCAGCACTATTAAATGTATCACAGATCGACTGCGACTACAATGGAATCAGTATTCAAAAGCAGCTAGAATACTGGTGGGAAACGTGGATTACTTCAGTTGGACTTCAGATTGGGATTACTGTTACTGATAATCAGAGCATAGAGAAAACTTTAAATGAAGGTGATCACTCAAGTGTACAATGTTTTAGTCACACTGTTAATGTAATTGTAAATGAGGCTATTAAAAGCCAGAGAATGGTTCAGAATTTGCTTAGTATTGCAAGGAAGATCTGTGAACGCGTCCATCggtcagcaaaagcaaaagagaAGTTAGCTGAGCTGCAAAAAGAGTATGAGTTGCCTCAGCATCAGCTAATACAAGATGTTCCATCCAAGTGGAATACATCATTCCATATGCTTGAACGCCTTATTGAACAGAAAAGAGCAATTGATGAAATGTCAATAGAGTGCAGCTTCCGGGAGCTGATAAGTTGTGATCAGTGGGAAGTCATGCAGTCAGTGTGTCACGCTCTCAAACCTTTCGAAGCTGCAAGTAGGGAGATGAGTACACACATGTCGACTCTCAGCCAAGTGATTCCAATGATTCATATACTTAACAGGAAAATAGAAATGCTTTTTGAGGAAACTATGGGCATAGATACTATGCTGAAATCTTTGAAAGAAGCTATGGTGAGCAGATTGTCCTCCACGCTTCATGATCCAAGGTACATTTTTGCTACACTTCTGGATCCCCGGTATAAAACATCGTTATTTACAGAAGAGGAGGCTGAACAATATAAACAAGACTTAATCAGGGAGCTGGAAATAATGAGTTCTACCTCAGATGATGATAAACCTGTTTCAAATGGATGTGATATAGGTTCACCATCTACAAATTCTTATGGGGAAGATAATCTCTGGTCACTCATGGGTGACATGAAGAAAACAAAAGACCTGAAAGAGAGAGCAAAGTTACCAGAGGAAATGGTGCTTTCTTATTTGGAGGAAGAAGTGCTTGAGCATAACTGTGATCCTCTAACTTACTGGAACTTTAAAAAGTCATCTTGGCCAGTACTGTCAAAATTGGCTGTCAGGTTCTTGGGTTGTCCACCAAGCATTGTTCCTTCAGAGAGATTGTTCAATACATCCAATGAAAGCAACAACTTTAGTCAGTCAAGGTTAATGATTGAACACTTTGAAAAGCTTATCTTTTTGAAAGTGAATCTTCCTTTAATATACTTCCAGTATTGA